Proteins co-encoded in one Vibrio aquimaris genomic window:
- the csdA gene encoding cysteine desulfurase CsdA, which yields MIDVEAIRTQFPALQQTVNQQTLVYLDSAATTQKPDCVIETIAHYYRAQNANVHRGSHSLTAHATGQFESARSTIAKFIGANSEREIIWTRGATEALNLIAQTFARNTLEPDDEILVSEMEHHANIVPWQIVAEQTGAKVVKVPMTTDCQWDMKVFDSLLSQKTKIVALAHITNVTGTRLPIEEVITKAKQVDAKVIIDGAQGIVHEPINVNKLGADFYVFSGHKIFAPAGIGVLYGKLELLEAMPPWHGGGKMVEHVSFSGTTYSALPGKFEAGTPNVAGAIALARAIDWYSALSIQEVEKHVQNITQQAYQRLSKIEGVKALGFQPKASVISFVVEGVHHQDVATLLDQQGVAIRAGHHCAHPLMDALGVKGTIRASFAVYNNLEDVDRLIAGVEKAVDML from the coding sequence ATGATAGACGTGGAGGCTATTCGCACTCAATTTCCAGCATTGCAGCAAACCGTCAATCAACAAACCTTGGTATACCTTGATAGCGCTGCAACCACGCAAAAGCCTGATTGCGTAATCGAGACTATTGCTCACTACTATCGCGCACAAAATGCTAACGTTCATCGCGGCAGTCATAGTCTCACTGCACACGCGACCGGTCAGTTTGAATCCGCACGCTCCACTATCGCCAAGTTTATTGGAGCAAACAGCGAAAGAGAAATCATCTGGACGCGGGGAGCAACTGAAGCGCTCAATCTTATCGCTCAAACCTTTGCTCGTAATACGCTCGAACCTGATGATGAAATCTTAGTGAGTGAGATGGAACACCACGCCAATATCGTACCTTGGCAAATCGTAGCTGAGCAAACCGGTGCTAAAGTGGTAAAAGTCCCCATGACAACAGACTGTCAGTGGGATATGAAGGTATTTGACTCTTTACTTTCCCAAAAAACAAAAATTGTCGCACTGGCACATATCACCAATGTCACAGGAACGAGATTGCCGATTGAAGAGGTGATTACTAAGGCAAAGCAAGTTGACGCGAAAGTGATTATTGACGGCGCACAAGGCATCGTCCATGAGCCTATTAATGTCAATAAGCTTGGTGCTGATTTTTATGTTTTTTCAGGCCATAAGATCTTCGCTCCTGCTGGAATTGGCGTGCTTTATGGAAAATTAGAGTTGCTTGAAGCCATGCCACCGTGGCACGGCGGTGGTAAAATGGTTGAGCATGTCTCTTTTTCAGGTACCACATACAGCGCACTTCCCGGAAAATTTGAAGCGGGCACGCCAAACGTGGCGGGGGCCATTGCACTGGCTAGGGCAATTGACTGGTATAGCGCGCTGTCCATCCAAGAAGTCGAAAAACATGTGCAAAATATCACTCAGCAAGCTTATCAGAGGCTAAGCAAGATTGAAGGCGTGAAAGCACTCGGCTTTCAGCCAAAAGCGAGCGTGATTTCTTTTGTGGTTGAAGGGGTTCATCACCAAGATGTGGCCACTTTGCTCGATCAGCAAGGTGTGGCCATCAGGGCTGGCCACCACTGCGCTCACCCTTTAATGGATGCCCTTGGCGTTAAAGGTACGATAAGAGCATCTTTTGCTGTTTATAACAACTTGGAAGATGTTGACAGATTAATAGCTGGCGTTGAAAAAGCCGTTGACATGCTATAA
- the radA gene encoding DNA repair protein RadA, whose protein sequence is MAKVKRAYVCNDCGADFPRWQGQCNACGAWNTISEVRMAASPVGNKHDRLSGYAGNSGETQVQVLSEIDLQEVPRFTSGFKELDRVLGGGVVPGAAILIGGNPGAGKSTLLLQTMCYLASHMPTLYVTGEESLQQVAMRASRLGLPKDNLKMLSETNVDRICQVAEKEQPKLLVIDSIQVMHVADVQSSPGSVAQVRESATALTRYAKQNNVAVFIVGHVTKDGTLAGPKVLEHIIDCSVLLDGGTDSRFRTLRSHKNRFGAVNELGVFAMTGQGLKEVSNPSAIFLSRGEEETSGSSVMVVWEGTRPLLVEIQALVDYSQLANPRRVAVGLEQNRLSLLLAVLHKHGGLQMADQDVFVNVVGGVKVTETSADLALVMALLSSFRDRALPRDVVIFGEVGLAGEIRPVPSGQERLNEAFKHGFKKAIVPAANMPKGGIAGMQIHAVKKLSDAIAAFEEL, encoded by the coding sequence GGGAATAAACATGACCGGCTTTCAGGTTACGCAGGTAATTCCGGAGAAACTCAGGTTCAAGTATTGTCTGAGATTGATTTGCAAGAGGTCCCTCGTTTTACCAGTGGCTTTAAAGAGCTTGATCGTGTGCTTGGCGGAGGTGTTGTTCCAGGTGCGGCGATACTGATAGGTGGAAACCCAGGTGCGGGTAAATCGACCCTGCTTTTACAAACCATGTGTTATCTCGCTTCTCACATGCCTACACTCTATGTGACAGGAGAAGAGTCTTTACAACAGGTGGCGATGCGTGCCTCGCGCCTTGGTTTACCCAAGGATAATTTAAAGATGCTGTCAGAGACTAACGTGGATAGAATTTGTCAGGTTGCAGAGAAGGAGCAGCCCAAGCTATTGGTGATTGACTCGATTCAAGTGATGCATGTTGCGGATGTACAGTCATCTCCTGGCAGTGTGGCTCAAGTACGGGAGTCGGCGACTGCGTTAACCCGTTACGCTAAACAAAATAATGTCGCCGTGTTTATTGTTGGGCACGTGACCAAAGATGGTACTCTAGCAGGACCGAAAGTTCTGGAGCATATTATCGATTGCTCAGTATTACTTGATGGTGGCACTGACAGCCGTTTCAGAACGCTTCGCAGTCACAAAAATCGTTTTGGCGCAGTGAACGAGCTAGGTGTTTTTGCAATGACAGGACAAGGACTCAAAGAAGTCAGCAATCCTTCGGCAATCTTTCTTTCAAGGGGGGAAGAAGAGACGTCGGGAAGCTCTGTCATGGTGGTTTGGGAAGGCACGCGACCTTTGCTGGTGGAAATACAGGCGCTAGTCGACTATTCCCAATTGGCCAACCCGAGACGTGTTGCTGTTGGCCTTGAGCAAAACCGCCTTTCTCTTTTGCTCGCGGTCCTGCATAAACATGGCGGTTTGCAAATGGCGGATCAAGATGTGTTTGTGAATGTGGTTGGCGGGGTAAAAGTTACCGAAACCAGTGCTGATCTAGCATTAGTTATGGCACTGCTATCAAGCTTTAGAGACAGAGCTCTACCTCGAGATGTGGTGATCTTCGGCGAAGTTGGACTGGCGGGTGAAATACGTCCGGTTCCAAGTGGGCAGGAAAGATTAAACGAAGCATTTAAGCATGGTTTTAAGAAAGCGATTGTACCAGCGGCCAATATGCCCAAGGGAGGAATCGCGGGAATGCAAATCCACGCAGTAAAAAAACTGTCTGATGCTATTGCTGCATTTGAAGAGTTGTAA